The Stigmatella ashevillena genomic sequence CCTTGTCGAGCTGTTTCCGGTCGCCACGGAGCGCGAGGCCCACCAGGTCGAGATCCTCCGGGTTCTCGGCTCGGAAGACCGCGCGGTTCGCCTCATCGTTGCCTGTCGCGAACATGGCACCGACGTAGACCGTGGCGGTCAGGCCGCGCTCGAGTGCGGCGCGGTGCGCGCCCTGAAGCTGAGCCCGTGAGGCACCGAAGACAAGCATGGGCTGGCCCAACATCCGGCTGTAGCGCCGCCCTGCGGCATCCTCATAAGGCTCACCGAGAGCTTCGGGTGCCGAGGCGGTGATGCCAGAGGCCAGAAAGGCGGTGACATTCAACTTCTGCCAACCGGCGAGATCCTCTCGCACGATGAGGGCGATCTTGGTCGTGAACAGTTCGGGCATGGTGCTCTCCGCGAGTGAGGCGAATCTTCAGCGGAGGAGTTCCTGCCCGTCTGGAACGTTTGTGCACATTGCGCGGTAGGCCGCGGGCGTCAACCCGAACGCCCGGCGGAACCAGCGGCCCAGGTGACTCTGGTCGGCAAAACCCACGGCGGCCGCTACGGCGGAGGGAGCCTCGCCCGCCGCGAGCCGCTGACGTGCAGCAGCCAGGCGCAGCTGGACGAGGTAGGCATGCGGTGGCAGGCCATAGGCCGCGCGAAAAGCCCGCGACAGTTGGAAGCGGTCCGCGCCACAACGCTGCGACAGTTCGTCAAGTCCGAGATCCTGCTCCAGCCGCTCATGCAGCAGATCGCGGGCGCGGCGCGCGGCGCGGGCCGCCGTCTCCCCCATCCTCGTCACCACGGATGCGCCGAGGAGCGGATTGAGTGCAGCGGCCAGCGCATCCAGTGCTTCATCTCGCGCGAGCCGGGACTCCGGCACGTGCAGTCTCCTGAACGCGCGGCGGATGGCGGCCGCCAGCCGAGGCTCGTCATGGAGCGTGGCGCTGAATCCAACCTGGTGTGACGGGAAGCAGCCGTCCGCCGCCCGGGTGCAGGTCTCGGCGAGCCAGGACGGCGTCAGGTAGAGCATCAAGTACGTGAAGCCCGCTTCATCCCGGGCATGGCCATCGTGGATTTCTCCGGGCTCGAT encodes the following:
- a CDS encoding DUF2000 domain-containing protein, which translates into the protein MPELFTTKIALIVREDLAGWQKLNVTAFLASGITASAPEALGEPYEDAAGRRYSRMLGQPMLVFGASRAQLQGAHRAALERGLTATVYVGAMFATGNDEANRAVFRAENPEDLDLVGLALRGDRKQLDKAVKGLALHK
- a CDS encoding AraC family transcriptional regulator, which gives rise to MYSSERPRRPRPGKDWVDVTRDSATGIETIRAHFTGHAYDPHFHDAYLVGVTEQGLQEFSCRRALHRSTPGRVILIEPGEIHDGHARDEAGFTYLMLYLTPSWLAETCTRAADGCFPSHQVGFSATLHDEPRLAAAIRRAFRRLHVPESRLARDEALDALAAALNPLLGASVVTRMGETAARAARRARDLLHERLEQDLGLDELSQRCGADRFQLSRAFRAAYGLPPHAYLVQLRLAAARQRLAAGEAPSAVAAAVGFADQSHLGRWFRRAFGLTPAAYRAMCTNVPDGQELLR